The window TGGTCCAACGTCGCAGCGGCAGGACCATGCCGGCCCCCTCGCCGGGCAGTCCAAGTCCGCCGCGCTGGCCGAAGCCGAAGTCGCCCAGCGCGTCGTGCAGGCCGTCGTTGCCCATGCGGTTGCCGAGCATGCTCATGCCGACGTTCGAGCTTTTGACGACGACGTCCCAGGTGTTGAGGTTGTGGTAGCCGTAGACGTCGGTGATCGTTCGGCCGTAGCTGGTGCGCCAGGTCGCGCCGTTGATGGGCCAGACCTCGGCGGGGGTGGTGAGCCCGTCGTCGATGGCGGCGGCGACGATGAACGGCTTGAGCACCGAGCCGGGCTCGTAGGGGTCGACAATCGCGCGGTTGCGGCGCAGGTCGGTCTGGACGTCGCCGGGTGCGGACGGGTCGTAGCTGGGCCAGACGGCGAGTGCGACGATGTCGCCGGTGCGCGGGTCCATGACGACGGCTTGGCCGGTCTTGGCGTTGTGCTCGCGGCAGGTCGCGGCGAGCTCTTCCTCGACGATGCGTTGGATGTTGGCGTCGAGGGTGAGGACCAGGTGCCGGCCGTGGTGGGGCGGGGTGAGGTCGGCGGCGGCGAGCAGCAGCGGGCGTCGGCGTGCGTCGAGGACCTGGCGGGTCTTGCCGGGCGTGCCGTGGAGGGTGCCGTCGCGGGCGAGTTCGATGCCTTCGAGGCCGTTGCCGTCCGAGCCGACCGAGCCGAGCACGTGTGCCGCGAGCGAGCCGGCCGGGTAGAGCCGGCGGGGCGAGTCGGAGAGGCCGATGCCCTTGATGCCGATGTCGGCGATCGCGCGGCGTTGGTCTTCCGCAAGGTGCTCGGCGATAACGACGAACCGCGCGTCGGGCCGGCGGCCGATCTTCTGGGCCAGCGTCAGCGGATCGACGAGCAGGATCTCGGCCAATGCGTCGATCGCGGCGTCGCGGTCGGCGGGGTCGGGGTTCTGTTCGAGGAAGAACTTGGGATCGACGAACGCGTCCTGTGCGGTGACGTTGGCGGCGAGCAGTTGGCCGCGGGCGTCGAAGATGCTGCCGCGGCGGGCGGCGAGGGTCGCGGTGGCGTCGTGTTGCCGCTCGGCATACTCGGCCGCCGTTGCGCCGGCGGACTGAAGAAACGCCGTCCGCCCCAGCAACCCGCCTAGCGCAAGCGTCAGCGCACCCAGCACCAACGCAGCTCGTCTCGGGCGGACTTCCACGGGTCTGTTATCGGACGGAAGCCTGGCCGGCCAACACCGCATCCCAGGCGGAATCTTCGTCGAACCTGGGCATCGGCACGTCGAGTTGGTGCTCGATCGCGCCGGGGGCGAGGTTGGCACCGATGAGTACTTGCTGCTGGAAGAGCGTGCGCTGGGTGTTGCGGATGTCGCGGTGCAGGCGGAGCGTGTCGCTGCGGACGGCGGCCTGCTGCTGGCGGATCTGCAACAGGATCGCCAGCACGGCCACGATCGCGAGGATGGTGAGGATCAGTTTCGGCATCACGCTTCCGTCATCCTGAGCGAAGTCGAAGGATCTAGCTTCGTAAGCCCAGCGGCTGAATCGAGCGGTCGGTGTCCGAAGCTAGATCCCTCGGCTGCGCTCGGGATGATATTCAGGGCAACCGCAGCTTCATCCCGACTTTGACGATGTCCTTGCCGCCAAGGACGTCGGCGTTGAGTTCCATGATCTCATCGACCAGCGACGCATCGCCGCAGACGCGGTCGGCGATGCGCCAGAGGCTGTCGCCGGGCTGAACTTCGTAGACCTCGCCGTCGATCGCGGGGGTCGGAGCGACTTCGCGCGGCTTGATCGACGGTTTGATCGTGGTCGGCTTCGCGCCGCCGGCGGGCACCTGGTACGTTACACCCAGCAGCAGCTTGTCGGGGTTCTTGCGCAGCGACGGGTTCAGCGCGATGATGATCTCGCGGTTCTCCGGCGTGTCGGCACCGAGGAACGTGTGGGCGAGCTTCGAGAGCGAATCGCCTTTCTTGACGGTGTATTCCTGAACGGCGACGGACTCGGTGACGAGGCCGCCTTCTTCGACAACGTTGGTCGGGGTCGGCTCCGGCTCGGGCTCGACGTTCTCGGCGTCCGGGACGAACGTGTCCCACGCGTCCTCGCGGGGCGACTCGTGCCGGGCCAGCGGGGCGGCGTCGGCGTCGTAGATCGGGGCCATCGCGAAGTGGCTCGGCTCCTGCTCGTCTTGGGGCACCGACGCCGCGACCAGCGTGTCGGGCTGACGCATCTCGAAGATCGGTGCGACGTCGTCGTTGTCCGGGGCCGAGAGCGCGGCGGCGACGTCGTTGGCGGCGGTCTCCAGCGGCGCTTCGGGCGGTCGGGCCGCGCTGGAGACGTGGTCGGAGAGCAGAATGCCGACGACGAGAAGGAAGGCGAGGCCGACGAGGAGGCCGATCTTGGTTTCGCGGGTCATGGGATGGCGCCAACTACGGATACGGGGGATATGGCCCGTCATCCGACACGACGGGCCCCGCGCAGCTTGGCCGACCTGGATCGCGGGTTGGCGGTCAGTTCCGCCTCGCCGGGGGTGATGGGTCGCTTGGTGAGCTTCTCGAGAAGCCCGAGCGACGACCACTCGTTGAGCCGGTGCTTGACCGGCCGGTCCTCGTGGCTGTGGAAGCTGATCAACCCGCAACGCCCGCCGGATGACAAAACCTGCGGCACCGAGTCGAGCAGCGCTTCCAGATTCTCCCGCTCACGGTTGACCGCCATCCGAAGTGCCTGGAACGTCCGCGTCGCCGGGTGGATCCGTTTGTCGTGGAGCCGCTTCGGAATCGCGAAACGCACCAGCTCTGCAAGCTGCGCTGTTGTTCTGATCGGCGCTTGGCGTCGGGTTTCGACAATCCTTTTCGCGATGCGTCGGCTGAAACGCTCGTCGCCGTTCTGGTAGATCAAGTCGGCGAGCTGTTTCTCGGGCGTGGTTCGGAGGATGTCCGCGGCCGTGGTGCGCAGGTCCGGGTCGAGCCGCATGTCGAGCGGTCCGTCGACGGAGAACGAAAGGCCGTGCGTGTCGGAGGTGAGCTGGTTGGTCGAGACGCCCAGGTCGGCGAGGAGGACGTCGACGCTGCGGTCGCCGAGGATGTCACGGAGGGTGCCGAAGTTGGCGTGGTGAAGTTCAACCTTGCACGGGGCTTCGGCGAGGCGACCCTCGGCGTACTCGAGGTTGCGTGGGTCGGCGTCGAGGGCGATGAGCGTGCCGGCCGGGCCGAGGCGCTGGGCGATGGCAAGTGCGTGTCCGCCGCGGCCGAGCGTGCAGTCGACCGCCACCTCGCCGGCCTGCAGGGCGAGCAGGTCGAGCACCTCGTCCATCAGCACCGGATCATGACCGTGCGGCGATTCTTCCACGCGACACCGTAGTCGTTATCGTGGCCATCATGCTCTGGTGGCTCATCGGCGGATTCATCGTGGTGCTGGTCGTGCTCATCGGCGTCGTCGCCGGGATCTACAACCGGCTCGTCCGCCTTCGCCAACGCGTCCGCAACGGTTTCTCGCAGATCGACGTTCAACTCAAACGCCGACACGATTTGATCCCCAACCTCGTCGAGACCGTCAAGGGCTACATGACCCATGAGAAGGAGACGCTTGAGCGCGTGATCCAGGCCCGCAACGCCGCCGTCGCCGATGCGGGCAGTGCCGACCCTGAGTCGCTGGCCAAGCTCGCCGGCAGCGAAAACCTGCTGATGGGTCTGCTCTCGAAACTGATGATCCGCGTCGAGGACTACCCCGACCTCAAGGCGTCGACCAACGTCTCTCAACTCATGGAAGAGCTCAGCACCACGGAAAACCGCGTCGCCTTCGCCCGCCAGGCGTACAACGACTCCGCCACGACGTACAACACGCAACGCCAGACGTTTCCGACGGTCCTGCTCGCGGGGCTGTTCGGGTTCCACGCCGTGGACCTGTGGACCGTGCAGGACGACGCCGAGCGAGCGAATCCGAATGTCGAGTTCCCGAATGACGAAGGAAGCCCGGATGCCGAAATCCGAAGGTCGGTAACGTAGGCCGACGCCGACATTCGCCACTCGAGAACTCGACATTCGTCATTTCACCCCATGGATTTCTTCGAGCACCAAGACGCCGCCCGTCGGAGCACGATCAAGCTCGTGGTGCTGTTCCTGTGCGCCGTGGTCGGGATCGTGATCGCGGTGAACGCGGTCGTGCTGATTGGTTGGAACATCTGGTTTTCCGATCCGGTGCAACTCGTGCCGCCCGGTCGAGAACAAGCACGGCGGTTGATGGATGGGCAACCGGTTCAGAGCTTGTCAGGCGGCTGGCGGTGGTTCCAACCGTGGCCCATCGGGATTGCGACACTTGCCACGCTGCTCGTCATCAGCGAACGCATGTTCACCAAGTCTTTGCAGCTCCGCGGCGGCGGCGGGGCGGTCGCGCAGATGCTCGGCGGTACGCCGCTCACCCATGCGACCAATCCGACCGAGAAGAAACTCCAGAACGTCGTTGAGGAAATGTCGATCGCGTCAGGCTGCCCGCAGCCGGAGCTCTACGTCATGCGTGACGAGCCGGGCATCAACGCCTTCGCCGCCGGCACCACGCCCGACAACGCCGCCATCGGCGTCACGCGCGGCTGCCTCGAAGCGCTCACCCGCGACGAACTCCAGGGCGTCGTCGCCCACGAGTTCTCCCACATCCTCAACGGCGACATGCGGCTCAACAGCCGACTCATCGGCGTGATCTTCGGCATCTCCGGTATCGGCATGCTCGGGCTCGTGCTGATCCGCAGTCTCGCCTACACCGGCAGCGCCTACAGCCGACGCCGAAAGAACGACGACGGTCGCGCGATCATCGTCATCCTCGTCGCCGGCCTCACGCTGGCGGCAATCGGGTACATCGGGGTGTTTTTCGGTCGCATGATTCAGTCGGCAATAAGTCGGCAGCGCGAATTCCTTGCCGACGCGTCGGCCGTGCAGTTCACACGCAATAAGGACGGCATCGCCGACGCGCTCAAGAAGATCGGCGGCGTCGCCGGGCAGGGGGCGGTTCGCAACCCCCACGCCGGCGAGATCGCGCACATGTTCTTCGCCACCGGTTTCTCAACCGGCCTGAGCCGACTCGCCGGTAGCCTGTTCGCGACGCACCCGCCATTGGACGTGCGGATCAAACGCATCGACCCCGCGTGGGACGGCAAGCTCAAGCCGGTCGAGGGGCGCAAGCCGTTTGCCGGTGCCGCGTTCGCCGGCGAGACCGCGATGCCGCTTAGCGACGTGACCCGGCGTGTCGGCCGGATCGAGCCCGAGGCGGTCGCGTTCGCCGGCAAGCTGATCGAGTCGCTGCCCGAGGAGTTGATCGAAGCGACACGTGAGCCGTATAGCGCGCGGGCGGTGTGCTTCGCGATGCTGCTCGACGAAGACGAGATCGAGCGGGACAAACAGATGCGACTGTTCGAGAAGTTCGAGCCGCCGTTGGGGAAGGAGGCCCTGCGAATCGCGAAACTCGCCAAGCCGCTGGGCCCGGGCGGTCGGTTGCCGTTGGTGGATCTGTGCCTGCCGGCGCTGGGTCGGATGAGCGACTTGCAATCGGCGAACTTCTGCCGTCTTCTGCGGCAGCTCGTCGAGGCCGACGGCAATGTCACACCGTTCGAGTTCGCGCTCTACACGATCATCGTCCGCCATCTGCGCAGCTGTCCGACCAGCGGCGAGAAGAAGAAACGCAAGGCCGGCCAGATCCACTCGATCCGCCCGCTGCTGGACCCGATCCGACTGCTTTTGAGCGTGATGGCCAAGCGGTCGGATAATCCCAACGGTGCGTACAAGGCGGGGATGGCGCGGGTCGCGCCCGAGTTGGCCGATGAGCCGCGGCCGGAGCTGCCGATGAATCGGCTCACGCTTTCGCTGGACCAGTTGGACAAAGCGTCGCCGGGGATCAAGCGCCGTGTGCTCGATGCCGCGGCACACTGCGTTGCGGCCGACGGGGTGATCAACGTCCGCGAGGCGGAGCTGTTGCGTGGCGTGGCGGCGGCGTTGGACTTGCCGCTACCGCCGCTGGTGCGTGAGGCATTTTCATGAGTCTCGCGGACTTGCCGACTACGGTCGCGCCCGACGACGCGCCGGCGAAGCACGCGGTGTATCTGATGACCGACGCCGACGATCGGCCGGTGCAGTTGTTGGCGGTGAAGAACCTCCGTGCCTCGCTGC of the Planctomycetota bacterium genome contains:
- a CDS encoding penicillin-binding protein 2 codes for the protein MEVRPRRAALVLGALTLALGGLLGRTAFLQSAGATAAEYAERQHDATATLAARRGSIFDARGQLLAANVTAQDAFVDPKFFLEQNPDPADRDAAIDALAEILLVDPLTLAQKIGRRPDARFVVIAEHLAEDQRRAIADIGIKGIGLSDSPRRLYPAGSLAAHVLGSVGSDGNGLEGIELARDGTLHGTPGKTRQVLDARRRPLLLAAADLTPPHHGRHLVLTLDANIQRIVEEELAATCREHNAKTGQAVVMDPRTGDIVALAVWPSYDPSAPGDVQTDLRRNRAIVDPYEPGSVLKPFIVAAAIDDGLTTPAEVWPINGATWRTSYGRTITDVYGYHNLNTWDVVVKSSNVGMSMLGNRMGNDGLHDALGDFGFGQRGGLGLPGEGAGMVLPLRRWTKYSTESISQGYEMLATPLQLVRAVSAIANNGWLPTPRVVKGTLDENGGLMPEPSKPMRQAVSPEAAAWLRRIMADVPVRGTGKKARSDTYHFFGKTGTAHQAVDGKYDEEHYAASFVGGGPYEAPRLTIALVVHEPDKSVAHFGGIVAAPTAGRILERSLAYLEVPPSQELPEYPADVKRQLHGMRSQ
- a CDS encoding LysM peptidoglycan-binding domain-containing protein — encoded protein: MTRETKIGLLVGLAFLLVVGILLSDHVSSAARPPEAPLETAANDVAAALSAPDNDDVAPIFEMRQPDTLVAASVPQDEQEPSHFAMAPIYDADAAPLARHESPREDAWDTFVPDAENVEPEPEPTPTNVVEEGGLVTESVAVQEYTVKKGDSLSKLAHTFLGADTPENREIIIALNPSLRKNPDKLLLGVTYQVPAGGAKPTTIKPSIKPREVAPTPAIDGEVYEVQPGDSLWRIADRVCGDASLVDEIMELNADVLGGKDIVKVGMKLRLP
- the rsmH gene encoding 16S rRNA (cytosine(1402)-N(4))-methyltransferase RsmH; this translates as MEESPHGHDPVLMDEVLDLLALQAGEVAVDCTLGRGGHALAIAQRLGPAGTLIALDADPRNLEYAEGRLAEAPCKVELHHANFGTLRDILGDRSVDVLLADLGVSTNQLTSDTHGLSFSVDGPLDMRLDPDLRTTAADILRTTPEKQLADLIYQNGDERFSRRIAKRIVETRRQAPIRTTAQLAELVRFAIPKRLHDKRIHPATRTFQALRMAVNRERENLEALLDSVPQVLSSGGRCGLISFHSHEDRPVKHRLNEWSSLGLLEKLTKRPITPGEAELTANPRSRSAKLRGARRVG
- a CDS encoding LemA family protein, with the translated sequence MLWWLIGGFIVVLVVLIGVVAGIYNRLVRLRQRVRNGFSQIDVQLKRRHDLIPNLVETVKGYMTHEKETLERVIQARNAAVADAGSADPESLAKLAGSENLLMGLLSKLMIRVEDYPDLKASTNVSQLMEELSTTENRVAFARQAYNDSATTYNTQRQTFPTVLLAGLFGFHAVDLWTVQDDAERANPNVEFPNDEGSPDAEIRRSVT
- a CDS encoding M48 family metallopeptidase, with translation MDFFEHQDAARRSTIKLVVLFLCAVVGIVIAVNAVVLIGWNIWFSDPVQLVPPGREQARRLMDGQPVQSLSGGWRWFQPWPIGIATLATLLVISERMFTKSLQLRGGGGAVAQMLGGTPLTHATNPTEKKLQNVVEEMSIASGCPQPELYVMRDEPGINAFAAGTTPDNAAIGVTRGCLEALTRDELQGVVAHEFSHILNGDMRLNSRLIGVIFGISGIGMLGLVLIRSLAYTGSAYSRRRKNDDGRAIIVILVAGLTLAAIGYIGVFFGRMIQSAISRQREFLADASAVQFTRNKDGIADALKKIGGVAGQGAVRNPHAGEIAHMFFATGFSTGLSRLAGSLFATHPPLDVRIKRIDPAWDGKLKPVEGRKPFAGAAFAGETAMPLSDVTRRVGRIEPEAVAFAGKLIESLPEELIEATREPYSARAVCFAMLLDEDEIERDKQMRLFEKFEPPLGKEALRIAKLAKPLGPGGRLPLVDLCLPALGRMSDLQSANFCRLLRQLVEADGNVTPFEFALYTIIVRHLRSCPTSGEKKKRKAGQIHSIRPLLDPIRLLLSVMAKRSDNPNGAYKAGMARVAPELADEPRPELPMNRLTLSLDQLDKASPGIKRRVLDAAAHCVAADGVINVREAELLRGVAAALDLPLPPLVREAFS